The Juglans regia cultivar Chandler chromosome 11, Walnut 2.0, whole genome shotgun sequence genome contains the following window.
ccttatctccacaatatttttcagatgacttgaatgttccagttgaggatcaagaatatggagcatgggtgagaggaattaagaatgatggtttaagcatagaaggtttatatgggtattgaggattttcatttaGTAAGTTTGTTGTGCTctaatgatgtgatttgttgggagggttgatgtttatattaagactttgtattgtcttagaataattgaACTAGAGTATTTTATGTGAATTAATGAGttttttgtgcgatagagaaaaattagagtatgtatACTATGtggatgaaaaatgatttttaggtgatatgagttaattCTCCGGACCCTCGGAGAAAGGGCGTTATAGAGATGGAGCTATCGACAATTGTGGAGGTCATTGGAGTGAGAGAAGGGAAACCCCCAGGGGGAAGGACGACATGGGGAGAGAtagggagaaagaaaagaaagagaggaagaaagaacaGGAATTAGGATTTTAGGCAATCTGATCTTAGCACTACGCGTGTCCCGTTTTTAATCTAAGGGTGGAAATAATACATGAAGAAATAAGATaggaagaaatagagaaaatatatatggaaggGAAATAcactatattttaaaacaaaaagttttattcttgatcaaaaaataatattcttcatcataaaaaaaaaataatgaattttaataaatatttctgaggagaaataaaatcatttaagtaagtagagtttttaacataaaataaaacgaggaacattaaataatatttctaaaaaaaatgaaaatcatttaaataaaataaatttttaaaattatattattttcgggttctaaaatttaaagagaCTTACTTGAAGAATAGACTTGGTTCATTAACACAAAAAAcaccccatttaaaataattttagacttctaaaatatttgaaagattttcaaacacttggctaaatttaaaaatcatctactaaatttaaaataaatatttgagatGTCTCCAagatttcttaaaattctaaatttttttcatataggaaCATTTATTGTATCTACAAACCATTGTGAAGCAGACTTCAAAGAAGAATGGATCATACACCTTGATACAAAATTAGATGAATTACAACAACAACGGTATAAGAGATTCAACGTCCTCTCCATTCATGGAGTAACTTAATAAATAACATCAATTCTAGATATATATTTCCCTcgaactattaaaaaatacttttttttaactaaaaaaactTTTGGCTTGTATATGATGTTGATCCGAAATCTATctttcaaatagtttttttgacactttttttatatatgttgttacgagataatgatttttttttatttagaatattttacttaattttttaaattttttaaataaattgctactataatctatttttatgaaaatattttactttctggcagactttttatttattcacccaaataaataaattatcaattgGGCAAATTCTACAAAAccgaataaaaattatatgaaaaattatattcatcattctcacaccatatattatacataattttttttatatataaaatatatagtatatgaatgatgagtagaagaatttaattagtttagaaaaaataaaaccaaaaagaaaaatttttaaaatgttgtaaaaaaaatatagtgtgcgGTGAATGACACACACTTAAAAGGGAATTAACAAAAGGGGATTACTTAAAGAGCAATGCCACACAACCTCTCCAACCTCCAcacactacatttttttaaatttttaaactttttaatattttttttgagtttattctttttaaactaattcaattattttattcattattcatatattaaatatttgataaaagaaaaaaaataataaaaattaaaaaaaaagtatagtgtgtgaaagttgtgtgaatagtaagaaattGTATAAATTTGTTCTTACTTAAAAGGGAATTAAGAAAACAGAGTTTGGCACATGCATATGCAGGCCACGACTATGACACTAAATGAGTGCAATACTCTATCTTTATCTTATCAACTTGCGTGACACATTTGTTAAGGTTCTCTAATTAGATGGCATAAGATCTGATCTCAAATAGGAGAACCAATTTCAAAGTCCCACCTCTTGTAACAATTAAAGAGCTTCAAGCCAGATTGATAAAGTAGTCAAATAAGGAATTCTGATACATCCCCTAATGCACATAAGGTCATCGATTCAATTTCGTCTCGACCGTGAGAGATATAATTCAAGCCGCATGCAAATCCTTGCCAATCCAGTCGTGTTTTGTCGTTAACATTATCAGCACGTGCTCATCTTGTGCTTCAGTATTGAAAGcaaaaggcttttttttttttttttttaaaaagaaggaaGATTCTCCAAAGTTTAACTGTTGCATTAATTTGCAATTTCATCATTCAATGCactcttcatttttttgaaaGTCAATGCATGGTAGATGGGGACCATTTGGCAagcagataatatatatatatatatatatatatatatataattaatggttATCTTCCTAATTATTTATTGCCCATTTTTTAGTTCATACTTCGTATATATCTCCTAGGATAAGAACATAGACAAAAAGAGCCAAACTAAATATTcttcgaataaaatattattaaaatattaatttttaatattattattattttaaaatttaaaagagttaaattatttattatattttttataagaatttataaaaattataatgatatgatgagatgggatgtgttgagatgaactctcaatccaaacgaaaccttataATTTTGGAGCCCTTTCACCTTCAAATTCTCgatcatttctcattttacatcctaaagtaaaaaaaaaaaaacttaaagttaggtttagatagtgagttgtgatgagatgagatgaattgagatgaaaattaaaagttgaataaaatattgttaaaatattattttttaatatattattattttagaatttgaaaatttttttttttgataagtaaaaaaagaTTGGGTAGAATCTTGATGGgccagaatttttttttgaaaaaattgaattatttattgtattttatgtgaaaatttataaaaattataatcatgaGTTGAGAAAAGATGAGACGGATTGAAagtatttctcaatccaaactgagcTAAACTGTAAATATGTTCCACTTAATTTTCACTCTATATTTATATGATCTGGCCCATCAAGATTCTAGTATTCTACCCACCAATGTTGCTAGAGTTCTTGCTAGTTTGAAACTACACAATAGGCcgagaaaaagaataataaatgatGCTAATTTTTTCTGGTGAAGGTTATTAAATAAGTCAGTACCTTACACTTTTGCACACAATTCTTATTGATCGAAATAGTATATCCCACAAAACACAATTACATTATAATAATGAAGTATATAGAGGGAAACATTGatcaaaatattgatattattgttatgttttCATCTGCAGAAGAGAACAGGTGAAGATCATCAGCTAATTGAGTGGGCCCTGTGATCACCAGGGTGTGTACATTGAAGTTTATCCAACACGAAAGTTCACAATGGATAAGGAAAAGCTGAAAAGATAAATTCCTATTAGTTCATGGACCTATATAGACAGATTAGAGAATGTTGGAGTCTTCATCATTAGATCGAGAGGGAAGCTTCTTTTAAATGTTAATCACAAAAGACATGCATTTTCATGTTCATGATCATTGCCTATGAGAATCCGAACGAGTATTATCAAAATGATCGCCTGTGAGAATCCAATTTTCCagagaaagaaagtataacATGGCTTGATAAAGCTTATAATTATTGatgcatctttatttttaaaaatgttttaatggtAGTGTCATACATGCATCAAGAATTACAAAAGTGCAGATATTCTAGACTACAAATAACAAGCATTAACTATTTACAAGTTACAAGATGCATGTCTCATACTACAAAGAACTCAAACTTATAAGTAAATAccttaaaaacaaaatcttgGTGCAATCATGAAGTTTAGGAGCACACTTCTCAGAGCCACGTTTCCTCAAGGACCAACAGAAAACGACAGGCCGGTCAAGGGTACTTTTTACTAAAGTACCTATGCAATGGCAGATGCTGCTTCAGGATGGTAAAGCAGCATCTCATTCAACATCATCTCCCTAATCATTTGTTCCCCCAAAGTTTCATCTATGTCGAGATTAATTGGGACCTGGGCAGGAGGATTGTTTCTTGGATCATACAGCCCTGACATGTAAGGGTGTTGGAGTGCCTCAGTGACAGTAATTCTCTTAGTTGGATCAAACACAAGCATCCTTTGTAACAAGTCTATAGCCAAAGGATCAGCTTGGGGGTATAAACGGGAAAATTGCATTCCCCTTGAAAAGGGCAGTGATTTGATGAACTTCCGGGCCTTGGGATTGTCAATGAATTCAATATCAGCTTGGTTTTGGCTGCCAAGAACATTGATAATCAATTTCAGCTGGTTGAGGCACTCTGTTCCAGGAAAGATTGGTTTCCGACCAAGAATTTCAGCAAAAATGCATCCCACAGACCACACATCAATGGAGGTTCCATAATTGTCACAGCACAAGAGGAGCTCTGGTGCACGGTACCAGCGAGTGACAACATACTCTGTCATGAACTGACCATTGCCCCCACTAGTTCGTGCCAGCCCAAAATCACATATCTTTAAGTCACAATTAGCATTCACAAGGAGGTTCCCAGGCTTCAAGTCCCGATGAAGGATGTTTGCTGAGTGAAGATATTTGAGCCCTCGAAGCAACTAGCATGTGTAATGCGAGTGATCAATTAGTAGTAAGAAAATTGATAATCAGAAATTAACTAAAGCTTTATATCGTTAGGGACATATTAGATATTAACAATGCAAGACCAAGACCAACATTCCTCAGAGCATATTGACTAAGATGCATAGAGGAGAATGCAGGAGGAATACTAGGAACCACTCAAGTATTGCTTGTTTGCATCATATTGGACATTCGCATTACTACTAGAGGAAGCCACTCTAGGAGCAGAGGAGCACTTGTTAATTAATCTCCCAAAAAACAATAACAAGTGAATCACAAAACCACCTGGTCTTTACATTGAAAATAGGAGCATGTAAAGTAAAAATAGCACACCTTTATAAACAAGGCTGAATTGTAGAACTGTGTATTGGTCTACTTTTCTGAACtacttttccaagaaaaaaaaaaaagttgtttgatCTACACTTGCACTCCTACAGCAttgtaatattattgttttccCCCTCTATAGTAGCTCCTATAAAGTATAACAGGAATCCAATGATATAAGAACTGAGCTAGGACAATCATCAAAATCATGAGCTATCATGAACTTGGATTGTAAAACAGTACTTGCTGCTTTAACACCGATATGAATCTATACATGCCAATTCCAATTTCATTGTTCCTAGCACTTAGATACCCAAATTTAATTACAatcgaatataatttttctctattaAATAAATTCCAGTAGAGAATGCTATTACAAttggttatttttattaacagCATATACTTGAGCAAACCGGTACCCATTTACAATGTATATAAGAATGCAAATGCCAACATTAGGCCCCCAAAATCATGTACTTATTCGATTAAAAAGATCAAATTAATACCAACCTATTGGGAAGTCTAGCTGAAAGGACAAAAATACCATACACTTCTTGAGAGAGAACTTACTTACCTGAAACAAGAAATATTTGCAATGATCACCAGAAAGCGGCTGTGAGGACTTAATAATCTGATGAAGATCAGTATCCATAAGTTCGTAAACCAAATACACGTCCTTGAAACTCGTCCGGTGAATAGGCATCATAACATCCTTCAAAGCAATGACATTCTCGTGTCGAATATGTCTAAGAAGCTTCAACTCCCTCAGCGTTCTCAGCGCATCAATGCGGTTCTCAAAGACATTGTTGATCTTCTTGATGGCAACTTTCTCGTTGGTTTCCCTGTTGATGGAGGAGCACACTACCCCATATGCCCCTCTACCTATGGGTTTGATCGGCACGTACTTGGTGTCGATCTCAAACAACGTTTGCCACATTGAGTAGTAATGCTTCCCTCGTTGCCTAACTCCATTCGGAGGCTCAACCAGAGTCGCCATTGCCCTATAAATTCACCACCCCAATAATTACAATTTACTGATCAGCAgcaatcaaaccaacaaaaatTATGACTAGTTCTTGGAACAACGATACTATTCACGACAATAATCACTGATAGTCCTAGTTATAGCAATCTATacatagataaattataaaagagttCAGAATTCGATCCTTACTTGCGGATTAAACTTCGGCGGGGGTTTCGAATTTCTGATCTTTTGCGGTTGCCTTGTTTGCGGTCTCGCTTTCTCTTCGACTTTTTTTCCCTTActttatactaaaaattataacttttaactttttcccACCAAGAAAACATTCTCAGATTACAAATCCGTAGAGCATTCGAGGCACGAACCATTCCTGAGCTTTCACATAATTCTCGAAGCCAGTTTTCCGACAACGAAGCTCGGGATTTCACGCAATCCACGAATCACTGGATCCGAAGCAAATTCACCCACCCTCCaaaaatcagtttctttttcattaaaaaaatttcattaaaaaaaacaaaatctgtgaaagaaaaagattgacCTTTTGAGAACTGATGATGAGCTCAGATGCAAATAGATCAGATGGGCCTGGGAATTAGGAGTGGTGGaatcgggtgagagagaggcGAGGAAGCGATGAAAGAGAAGATCAAAGAGAACTACGAAAGGTTTAGGGGAAGGAAATAGTAGTAGAGGGTAGTGGTGTGAAGAGCCATCGAAGGAGAGGAGCACAGCGCAGTTTACACGGCAATGCTTTCCGTGCAATGTAGATAAACGACAGCCACGGATCTTCCTTTGCAGTTTTTAGGAAATATCACCTCACCTAtctttcaatctctttttctttcatgcacAGACAAACGGTCAGGTAGTAAATGGATAATTATAgatttaacataattatatatttccgTTCATCGCGCCAAGCCGTCTCTCGTTCTCGCGCGCCTCTCATCCGCTCGATCAACTGACGGCTCACTCCCTCCAACCTGTATAAATCATGGAATCATCAATCATGTACTTAGTTCtggatattaattattatgcatcaattactatttatttttatattttatatttataatatttttataaaatatagagttattttttataaaatatatgatattttttataaaagtactGGCAGCTTGAAGCCGAGAGGTTGGGGGGCCGGGGCAGGCAAAAAGGGTCGGAGAGGGATATGGCTGGCTTTAGGAGATCAAGCTACGAGCCTGACTGACTGACTGACTTTGCTTGCACTTTAATTCATTTGGttcaaaaaattcattaattcaATCATTCAATCAGTCTCGTGAAGGTAGATTTTGTACCAATAACTTGGCTTTAATTTCCTCAGCAAGCAAGCAAGCGGTGCAGCACCACGTGTGGACAACATCACACTACTATTctaatacatataatttagtGGGTTAAGGCCGGCTGgcctctctcatttttcttcatttcatcaCCAACTTTAGTACTACTCTCTTTTAATTTAGTCTCTCTACTCAATTCGGCTGACCCATGATCATTAACTTTGACCatcttatatataatgcactaaTTAGGAAGTTTTATTTAATTGGGccattaattatgttaattaaaacactttatttaacaaaaaaaaaagttttaatattgCTATAGTTATTTGGTATGCACATGATGTGAATATTGCAACAATTTATTCCTTAATATTCGACCTAAatgatcaaattaatatatatatatatatatattggattatAATTTGGAGTAAGATATTCGATCTaagatcataatatatatatatcactacaagaaaattgtttactTGTGGCCAATTATTTTCtgcgaaaatgattatttattacaaaGATGGTCTGTTTTCAGCACAAATAGTCATTATCGTCGTAAATAATGCGttacaaatgcttatttttctCGTAATAATATTGCTTGATtttatcatgcatatatatcttattataatttttttattttcaatatttgaacTTATTGTTAAGATCTCAATGCATGACTAATTGCATTAttgtttagggttttttttttttt
Protein-coding sequences here:
- the LOC108993546 gene encoding mitogen-activated protein kinase homolog NTF3-like — its product is MATLVEPPNGVRQRGKHYYSMWQTLFEIDTKYVPIKPIGRGAYGVVCSSINRETNEKVAIKKINNVFENRIDALRTLRELKLLRHIRHENVIALKDVMMPIHRTSFKDVYLVYELMDTDLHQIIKSSQPLSGDHCKYFLFQLLRGLKYLHSANILHRDLKPGNLLVNANCDLKICDFGLARTSGGNGQFMTEYVVTRWYRAPELLLCCDNYGTSIDVWSVGCIFAEILGRKPIFPGTECLNQLKLIINVLGSQNQADIEFIDNPKARKFIKSLPFSRGMQFSRLYPQADPLAIDLLQRMLVFDPTKRITVTEALQHPYMSGLYDPRNNPPAQVPINLDIDETLGEQMIREMMLNEMLLYHPEAASAIA